One window of Stigmatopora nigra isolate UIUO_SnigA chromosome 14, RoL_Snig_1.1, whole genome shotgun sequence genomic DNA carries:
- the LOC144207212 gene encoding protocadherin-1-like isoform X2, whose translation MAVLKRHFLLCLVAALLQGCAAFPSEILYRVPEEQPPNTLVGSLAADRGLPDSGHLYKLEVGSPYLRVDGKTGDIYTTEIPIDRETLRDCRNLFEDDKCYLEFEVSITDMVKGMGSGPRLIEGRIEVLDINDNTPQFSSPILTLSIPENTHVGALVSIPTASDRDAGDNGVAEYSLSTGPDAERLFGLQVALDTDEKLPQLVVMGNLDREKKDSYDLNIRAVDGGRPARASSALLRVVVTDQNDNAPKFERSHYDAELAENSPLGHSVLQVRANDADTGANGEIDYSLHQMSEAVQRLLRIDRSTGIIYVKGMVDREEENFLKFFVVAKDRGPNSKSSKVLVTINVRDQNDNAPAVEIRGIGLVTHQDGVANISEDMPVGTAVALVQVSDRDEGENAVVTCVVAGDVPFQLQPLGESSNDRKRKYFLQTTTPLDYERVRDYRIEIVAVDSGNPALSSANSLKVQVTDVNDNTPIFSPTVLEVDFAEGNQAGDRVAQVAAADADGGSNAELVYSIVERSATALFEINSASGEIRVKNPLDREEMEHYEFRVAAADKGVPSKTGTATVVINVLDRNDNDPKFMLSGYSFSVIENMPPLNPVGVVTVTDVDQGENARVTLYVEPDNGKFIIQNGTGNILSSISFDREKESTYTFRLKAVDAGDPPRSSYVGVTINVLDENDNAPYVTKPANKSYKYLSPGVLPETRVEVVEAEDMDSGPNAELDYAIVGGNPYGLFRISPATGEITLAREFTIKHNGLHRLVVQVQDKGKPHRQTTALVHVFVNDTKANVSLIETLVGHSLYTPLDRDIAGDPDYAIAQRSNILYGSLAGIAGVILVIVGVVVVRHRLQKDAKSGYQAGKKENKDLYAPKQGPKNSKGKKSKKGKAPKAAKPLEEEEEAGLQKGLKFNLIDESVGDSPRIHLPLNYPPGSPDLGRHYRSNSPLPSIQLQPQSPSASKKHQAVQDLPAANTFVGTGDNNSTGSDQYSDYSYKANPPKYSSKQLPHRRVTFSTANQSQDLQDASQHSYYDSGLDDSETPSSKSSSGPRIGPLALPEDHYERTTPDGSIGEMEHPENGAASSSSKLERAAGLKRLP comes from the exons ATGGCAGTGTTGAAGCGGCACTTCCTGCTGTGCCTCGTGGCGGCGCTACTACAGGGCTGTGCCGCCTTCCCCTCCGAAATCCTCTACCGGGTCCCTGAGGAGCAGCCGCCCAACACATTAGTGGGCAGCTTGGCAGCGGACCGTGGGCTCCCCGACAGTGGGCACCTGTACAAGCTGGAAGTGGGCTCACCGTACTTGCGCGTGGATGGAAAGACGGGTGACATCTACACCACCGAGATCCCCATCGACCGGGAGACCCTGAGAGACTGCCGCAACCTCTTTGAGGACGACAAGTGCTACCTGGAGTTCGAGGTGTCGATCACCGACATGGTGAAAGGAATGGGGTCAGGGCCTCGCTTGATCGAGGGCCGCATCGAGGTGCTGGACATCAATGACAACACGCCCCAGTTCTCCTCTCCCATTCTCACCCTCTCCATCCCGGAAAACACCCACGTGGGCGCCTTGGTCTCCATACCCACAGCTAGCGACCGAGACGCTGGCGACAACGGCGTGGCCGAGTACTCCCTCAGCACGGGACCCGACGCCGAGCGGCTCTTCGGACTGCAAGTGGCACTTGACACCGATGAGAAGCTGCCCCAACTGGTGGTCATGGGAAACTTAGACCGCGAGAAGAAGGACTCTTACGACCTGAATATCAGGGCGGTGGATGGAGGGCGCCCGGCAAGGGCGAGCAGCGCATTGCTCAGGGTGGTCGTCACCGATCAGAATGACAACGCACCCAAGTTCGAGAGGAGTCACTACGATGCCGAGCTGGCAGAGAACAGCCCGCTTGGACACTCCGTGCTTCAG GTCCGTGCCAATGATGCCGACACAGGAGCCAACGGCGAGATCGACTATAGCCTGCACCAAATGTCCGAAGCCGTCCAGAGACTTCTTCGCATTGACCGCTCCACGGGTATCATCTACGTTAAAGGAATGGTGGACCGTGAGgaggaaaacttcctcaaattcTTTGTCGTGGCCAAAGACCGGGGGCCTAACTCCAAGAGCTCCAAAGTCCTTGTGACCATCAACGTTCGAGACCAGAACGACAATGCCCCCGCCGTGGAGATCCGTGGCATCGGCCTGGTCACACACCAGGACGGAGTGGCCAACATCTCCGAAGACATGCCAGTGGGCACGGCGGTGGCGCTGGTCCAGGTGTCCGATCGCGACGAGGGGGAGAACGCAGTGGTTACCTGTGTAGTGGCAGGAGACGTGCCTTTCCAGCTGCAACCTTTGGGTGAATCCAGCAACGATCGGAAAAGGAAATACTTCCTGCAGACCACCACGCCGCTGGATTACGAGCGGGTCAGGGATTACAGGATCGAGATCGTGGCGGTGGATTCTGGGAACCCCGCCTTGTCCAGTGCCAACTCGCTGAAAGTGCAGGTCACAGACGTGAACGACAACACACCCATCTTTTCACCTACCGTCCTGGAGGTAGACTTTGCCGAAGGGAACCAAGCGGGTGACAGGGTGGCGCAGGTGGCAGCAGCTGACGCCGACGGTGGCAGCAATGCGGAGTTGGTCTACAGCATCGTGGAGCGCTCAGCCACGGCGCTGTTCGAAATCAACAGCGCCAGCGGTGAGATCCGGGTCAAGAACCCGCTGGACCGTGAGGAGATGGAGCATTACGAATTCCGTGTGGCGGCGGCCGATAAAGGCGTCCCGAGCAAAACCGGCACAGCCACAGTCGTGATCAACGTCCTGGACCGCAACGACAATGACCCCAAGTTCATGCTGAGTGGGTACAGTTTCTCAGTCATCGAGAACATGCCACCCCTCAACCCGGTGGGAGTAGTGACCGTCACCGACGTTGATCAGGGCGAGAACGCCCGTGTGACGCTGTACGTAGAACCCGACAATGGCAAGTTCATCATCCAGAATGGCACTGGTAACATCCTGTCTAGCATCTCTTTCGATCGGGAAAAGGAAAGCACCTACACCTTCCGGCTGAAGGCTGTGGACGCAGGCGACCCACCTCGATCCTCCTACGTGGGCGTGACCATCAATGTCCTGGATGAGAACGACAACGCACCATACGTGACCAAACCAGCCAACAAGTCCTACAAGTACCTGAGCCCCGGGGTGCTGCCAGAGACTCGCGTGGAGGTGGTGGAAGCCGAGGACATGGACTCCGGCCCCAACGCTGAACTGGATTATGCCATTGTTGGTGGAAACCCTTATGGGCTGTTCCGCATTTCGCCTGCCACGGGGGAGATTACCCTAGCGCGGGAATTTACCATCAAGCACAATGGTCTACACCGGCTGGTTGTTCAAGTCCAGGACAAAGGCAAGCCACATCGCCAGACCACGGCGCTGGTACACGTCTTTGTCAACGACACCAAAGCCAATGTGTCACTGATCGAGACTCTGGTGGGGCACAGTCTGTACACCCCCCTGGACCGGGACATTGCGGGAGACCCTGACTACGCCATAGCCCAGCGGAGCAACATCCTGTACGGGAGTCTTGCCGGCATCGCGGGTGTCATCTTGGTCATCGTGGGCGTTGTGGTGGTCCGGCACAGGCTCCAGAAGGACGCCAAGAGCGGCTACCAGGCGGGCAAGAAGGAGAACAAAGACTTGTACGCCCCCAAGCAGGGACCCAAAAACTCCAAGGGCAAAAAGAGCAAGAAGGGCAAAGCCCCCAAAGCCGCCAAACCcctggaagaggaagaagaggccgGTCTCCAGAAGGGCCTCAAGTTTAACCTAATCGACGAGTCAGTGGGCGACAGCCCACGGATACACCTGCCCCTCAACTACCCGCCCGGCAGCCCCGACCTGGGGCGCCATTACCGCTCCAACTCACCTTTGCCATCCATCCAGCTGCAGCCGCAATCGCCCTCGGCTTCCAAGAAGCACCAGGCGGTGCAGGACCTCCCTGCTGCTAACACCTTCGTGGGAACGGGTGACAACAACTCCACTGGTTCCGACCAGTATTCGGATTACAGCTACAAGGCCAACCCACCCAAATACAGCAGCAAACAG
- the LOC144207212 gene encoding protocadherin-1-like isoform X3, producing MAVLKRHFLLCLVAALLQGCAAFPSEILYRVPEEQPPNTLVGSLAADRGLPDSGHLYKLEVGSPYLRVDGKTGDIYTTEIPIDRETLRDCRNLFEDDKCYLEFEVSITDMVKGMGSGPRLIEGRIEVLDINDNTPQFSSPILTLSIPENTHVGALVSIPTASDRDAGDNGVAEYSLSTGPDAERLFGLQVALDTDEKLPQLVVMGNLDREKKDSYDLNIRAVDGGRPARASSALLRVVVTDQNDNAPKFERSHYDAELAENSPLGHSVLQVRANDADTGANGEIDYSLHQMSEAVQRLLRIDRSTGIIYVKGMVDREEENFLKFFVVAKDRGPNSKSSKVLVTINVRDQNDNAPAVEIRGIGLVTHQDGVANISEDMPVGTAVALVQVSDRDEGENAVVTCVVAGDVPFQLQPLGESSNDRKRKYFLQTTTPLDYERVRDYRIEIVAVDSGNPALSSANSLKVQVTDVNDNTPIFSPTVLEVDFAEGNQAGDRVAQVAAADADGGSNAELVYSIVERSATALFEINSASGEIRVKNPLDREEMEHYEFRVAAADKGVPSKTGTATVVINVLDRNDNDPKFMLSGYSFSVIENMPPLNPVGVVTVTDVDQGENARVTLYVEPDNGKFIIQNGTGNILSSISFDREKESTYTFRLKAVDAGDPPRSSYVGVTINVLDENDNAPYVTKPANKSYKYLSPGVLPETRVEVVEAEDMDSGPNAELDYAIVGGNPYGLFRISPATGEITLAREFTIKHNGLHRLVVQVQDKGKPHRQTTALVHVFVNDTKANVSLIETLVGHSLYTPLDRDIAGDPDYAIAQRSNILYGSLAGIAGVILVIVGVVVVRHRLQKDAKSGYQAGKKENKDLYAPKQGPKNSKGKKSKKGKAPKAAKPLEEEEEAGLQKGLKFNLIDESVGDSPRIHLPLNYPPGSPDLGRHYRSNSPLPSIQLQPQSPSASKKHQAVQDLPAANTFVGTGDNNSTGSDQYSDYSYKANPPKYSSKQLPHRRVTFSTANQSQDLQDASQHSYYDSGLDDSETPSSKSSSGPRIGPLALPEDHYERTTPDGSIGEMEHPENGGAGAYPS from the exons ATGGCAGTGTTGAAGCGGCACTTCCTGCTGTGCCTCGTGGCGGCGCTACTACAGGGCTGTGCCGCCTTCCCCTCCGAAATCCTCTACCGGGTCCCTGAGGAGCAGCCGCCCAACACATTAGTGGGCAGCTTGGCAGCGGACCGTGGGCTCCCCGACAGTGGGCACCTGTACAAGCTGGAAGTGGGCTCACCGTACTTGCGCGTGGATGGAAAGACGGGTGACATCTACACCACCGAGATCCCCATCGACCGGGAGACCCTGAGAGACTGCCGCAACCTCTTTGAGGACGACAAGTGCTACCTGGAGTTCGAGGTGTCGATCACCGACATGGTGAAAGGAATGGGGTCAGGGCCTCGCTTGATCGAGGGCCGCATCGAGGTGCTGGACATCAATGACAACACGCCCCAGTTCTCCTCTCCCATTCTCACCCTCTCCATCCCGGAAAACACCCACGTGGGCGCCTTGGTCTCCATACCCACAGCTAGCGACCGAGACGCTGGCGACAACGGCGTGGCCGAGTACTCCCTCAGCACGGGACCCGACGCCGAGCGGCTCTTCGGACTGCAAGTGGCACTTGACACCGATGAGAAGCTGCCCCAACTGGTGGTCATGGGAAACTTAGACCGCGAGAAGAAGGACTCTTACGACCTGAATATCAGGGCGGTGGATGGAGGGCGCCCGGCAAGGGCGAGCAGCGCATTGCTCAGGGTGGTCGTCACCGATCAGAATGACAACGCACCCAAGTTCGAGAGGAGTCACTACGATGCCGAGCTGGCAGAGAACAGCCCGCTTGGACACTCCGTGCTTCAG GTCCGTGCCAATGATGCCGACACAGGAGCCAACGGCGAGATCGACTATAGCCTGCACCAAATGTCCGAAGCCGTCCAGAGACTTCTTCGCATTGACCGCTCCACGGGTATCATCTACGTTAAAGGAATGGTGGACCGTGAGgaggaaaacttcctcaaattcTTTGTCGTGGCCAAAGACCGGGGGCCTAACTCCAAGAGCTCCAAAGTCCTTGTGACCATCAACGTTCGAGACCAGAACGACAATGCCCCCGCCGTGGAGATCCGTGGCATCGGCCTGGTCACACACCAGGACGGAGTGGCCAACATCTCCGAAGACATGCCAGTGGGCACGGCGGTGGCGCTGGTCCAGGTGTCCGATCGCGACGAGGGGGAGAACGCAGTGGTTACCTGTGTAGTGGCAGGAGACGTGCCTTTCCAGCTGCAACCTTTGGGTGAATCCAGCAACGATCGGAAAAGGAAATACTTCCTGCAGACCACCACGCCGCTGGATTACGAGCGGGTCAGGGATTACAGGATCGAGATCGTGGCGGTGGATTCTGGGAACCCCGCCTTGTCCAGTGCCAACTCGCTGAAAGTGCAGGTCACAGACGTGAACGACAACACACCCATCTTTTCACCTACCGTCCTGGAGGTAGACTTTGCCGAAGGGAACCAAGCGGGTGACAGGGTGGCGCAGGTGGCAGCAGCTGACGCCGACGGTGGCAGCAATGCGGAGTTGGTCTACAGCATCGTGGAGCGCTCAGCCACGGCGCTGTTCGAAATCAACAGCGCCAGCGGTGAGATCCGGGTCAAGAACCCGCTGGACCGTGAGGAGATGGAGCATTACGAATTCCGTGTGGCGGCGGCCGATAAAGGCGTCCCGAGCAAAACCGGCACAGCCACAGTCGTGATCAACGTCCTGGACCGCAACGACAATGACCCCAAGTTCATGCTGAGTGGGTACAGTTTCTCAGTCATCGAGAACATGCCACCCCTCAACCCGGTGGGAGTAGTGACCGTCACCGACGTTGATCAGGGCGAGAACGCCCGTGTGACGCTGTACGTAGAACCCGACAATGGCAAGTTCATCATCCAGAATGGCACTGGTAACATCCTGTCTAGCATCTCTTTCGATCGGGAAAAGGAAAGCACCTACACCTTCCGGCTGAAGGCTGTGGACGCAGGCGACCCACCTCGATCCTCCTACGTGGGCGTGACCATCAATGTCCTGGATGAGAACGACAACGCACCATACGTGACCAAACCAGCCAACAAGTCCTACAAGTACCTGAGCCCCGGGGTGCTGCCAGAGACTCGCGTGGAGGTGGTGGAAGCCGAGGACATGGACTCCGGCCCCAACGCTGAACTGGATTATGCCATTGTTGGTGGAAACCCTTATGGGCTGTTCCGCATTTCGCCTGCCACGGGGGAGATTACCCTAGCGCGGGAATTTACCATCAAGCACAATGGTCTACACCGGCTGGTTGTTCAAGTCCAGGACAAAGGCAAGCCACATCGCCAGACCACGGCGCTGGTACACGTCTTTGTCAACGACACCAAAGCCAATGTGTCACTGATCGAGACTCTGGTGGGGCACAGTCTGTACACCCCCCTGGACCGGGACATTGCGGGAGACCCTGACTACGCCATAGCCCAGCGGAGCAACATCCTGTACGGGAGTCTTGCCGGCATCGCGGGTGTCATCTTGGTCATCGTGGGCGTTGTGGTGGTCCGGCACAGGCTCCAGAAGGACGCCAAGAGCGGCTACCAGGCGGGCAAGAAGGAGAACAAAGACTTGTACGCCCCCAAGCAGGGACCCAAAAACTCCAAGGGCAAAAAGAGCAAGAAGGGCAAAGCCCCCAAAGCCGCCAAACCcctggaagaggaagaagaggccgGTCTCCAGAAGGGCCTCAAGTTTAACCTAATCGACGAGTCAGTGGGCGACAGCCCACGGATACACCTGCCCCTCAACTACCCGCCCGGCAGCCCCGACCTGGGGCGCCATTACCGCTCCAACTCACCTTTGCCATCCATCCAGCTGCAGCCGCAATCGCCCTCGGCTTCCAAGAAGCACCAGGCGGTGCAGGACCTCCCTGCTGCTAACACCTTCGTGGGAACGGGTGACAACAACTCCACTGGTTCCGACCAGTATTCGGATTACAGCTACAAGGCCAACCCACCCAAATACAGCAGCAAACAG